In Macaca fascicularis isolate 582-1 chromosome X, T2T-MFA8v1.1, one DNA window encodes the following:
- the LOC102137860 gene encoding diphosphoinositol polyphosphate phosphohydrolase 3-beta isoform X1 has product MKCKPNQTRTYDPEGFKKRAACLCFRSEREDEVLLVSSSRYPDRWIVPGGGMEPEEEPGGAAVREVYEEAGVKGKLGRLLGVFEQNQDRKHRTYVYVLTVTELLEDWEDSVSIGRKREWFKVEDAIKVLQCHKPVHAEYLEKLKLGGSPTNGNSMAPSSPDSDP; this is encoded by the exons ATGAAGTGCAAGCCCAACCAGACGCGGACCTACGACCCCGAGGGGTTTAAGAAGCGGGCGGCGTGCCTGTGCTTCCGGAGCGAGCGCGAGGACGAGGTCCTGTTAGTGAGTAGCAGCCGGTACCCGGACCGCTGGATCGTGCCGGGCGGGGGCATGGAGCCCGAGGAGGAGCCGGGCGGTGCGGCGGTCCGAGAGGTGTACGAAGAGGCGGGAGTCAAGGGGAAGTTAGGCCGGCTCCTGGGCGTCTTCGAACAGAACCAGGACCGCAAGCACAGAACGTACGTGTATGTACTGACTGTCACGGAGCTGCTGGAGGATTGGGAAGATTCGGTTAGCATTGGGAGGAAGCGAGAGTGGTTCAAAGTCGAAGATGCCATCAAGGTTCTCCAGTGCCACAAGCCCGTGCATGCCGAATATCTGGAGAAATTAAAGCTGGGCGGTTCCCCAACCAATGGAAACTCCATGGCCCCATCCTCGCCAGATAGCGATCCCTA A
- the LOC102137860 gene encoding diphosphoinositol polyphosphate phosphohydrolase 3-beta isoform X2 yields MKCKPNQTRTYDPEGFKKRAACLCFRSEREDEVLLVSSSRYPDRWIVPGGGMEPEEEPGGAAVREVYEEAGVKGKLGRLLGVFEQNQDRKHRTYVYVLTVTELLEDWEDSVSIGRKREWFKVEDAIKVLQCHKPVHAEYLEKLKLGGSPTNGNSMAPSSPDSDP; encoded by the coding sequence ATGAAGTGCAAGCCCAACCAGACGCGGACCTACGACCCCGAGGGGTTTAAGAAGCGGGCGGCGTGCCTGTGCTTCCGGAGCGAGCGCGAGGACGAGGTCCTGTTAGTGAGTAGCAGCCGGTACCCGGACCGCTGGATCGTGCCGGGCGGGGGCATGGAGCCCGAGGAGGAGCCGGGCGGTGCGGCGGTCCGAGAGGTGTACGAAGAGGCGGGAGTCAAGGGGAAGTTAGGCCGGCTCCTGGGCGTCTTCGAACAGAACCAGGACCGCAAGCACAGAACGTACGTGTATGTACTGACTGTCACGGAGCTGCTGGAGGATTGGGAAGATTCGGTTAGCATTGGGAGGAAGCGAGAGTGGTTCAAAGTCGAAGATGCCATCAAGGTTCTCCAGTGCCACAAGCCCGTGCATGCCGAATATCTGGAGAAATTAAAGCTGGGCGGTTCCCCAACCAATGGAAACTCCATGGCCCCATCCTCGCCAGATAGCGATCCCTAG